The genomic interval CTCGGAATAGGCGTTCGCCATTTCCACGCCATCGATATAAAGCTCCCATCGCTCCGCCAACAGCGGATAATCCGATTTCCGGCGCGACAGAGCCGCAGCCTCAACCGGATAATCTTTGAGCACCACCGGCCCGCTCATTTCCTTTATGGCCGGCTCGACCTTTTCCACCAGGTCGATATCAAAACGGTCTTCATCATAATTCCCCGCCGGATCCCAGCCCGCAAATTCCAGAAACGCTTCGGAAACAGACAGAATTTTCCAATCTCTGGAAACGTCTTTCCAGACGCTGGAAATCAACAGTTTGGTTTCCTCCAGAATATCCATGTAATCCGCGCCGGCCTGATACCATTCCAGCATGGTGTATTCCGGATTATGCCATGGACCCCGCTCGCCGCTTCGGAAACATTTTCCGATTTCAAAAATGCGCTG from Verrucomicrobia bacterium S94 carries:
- the genX gene encoding EF-P lysine aminoacylase GenX — protein: MNSCPVKARDVLMRGIRAFFYARDYTEVETPVRLKIPCMELHIDAEPSGDYFLRTSPEIFHKQLLSAGHQRIFEIGKCFRSGERGPWHNPEYTMLEWYQAGADYMDILEETKLLISSVWKDVSRDWKILSVSEAFLEFAGWDPAGNYDEDRFDIDLVEKVEPAIKEMSGPVVLKDYPVEAAALSRRKSDYPLLAERWELYIDGVEMANAYSELTDPVEQRARFEACAVQRKAMGKTVYPIDETFIRALENMPPAGGVALGVDRLLMRILGESSLDAVLPFRN